The sequence below is a genomic window from Humulus lupulus chromosome 3, drHumLupu1.1, whole genome shotgun sequence.
AATCTAGGAATTctatacaaaaataataataacaataatatattacAAGACGGAATTTAATTAACTATTTCTTTGGGAAAATTTGGTACGAAATATTTGTTTTTAACAAGTAGCTATGGTGCAATCGATCATACACATCTGCAGACTCTGCACCATTATATTCATTTTTAAACAAAATCAAATACatcaatttaaaaactcataCTCGCAGAGATTGAATTCCGAAAGAGTACACGACAACACaatattaatatatgtatatatataaatcatattaCAAGTATATATAAATGATGGGGATTGTTACCATGTATACCtaaaatttttttgttaaaaatatGGCCAAAGTAATTCACGAAACATTATTAGGTATAGAGCATGCTTTAAGAAAGTCCTGGTCAGCTTCAAGCTTAGCCATCTGATCCTCCTTCAATCCAATATATGCTTCAATTCCATTACCATTTTTAGAGTCCATTAAGGCAACTAGATTACTAAAAGTCAAAGAAGCTGAGCTGACCCATAGTGGCTTGCCCCAACCAAAGTCAGCATCATAAAGAGGAAACCTACACAGACTGGAAAAGCTAAAAAGTCTCAACTCTCCTCCTATCAAATACAACTCTTTTGCATATTCCATGATGAAATCAAATTGTTCTTCCTCTCCTTGTTGAACCTTTCTCAAAAAGTCATTGTCCACCTGTCTTATCCCTTCTCTTATTTTCCTCACCGCCTCACAACCGTACTCGTCGCTTGAAAAAGAAGTACCTATGACCGATGATGATGACATCGGGTATAATGAAAAGCCCCACCGATAAAGGTTCCCGAATGAGTGGTCAGGCAGTGGCGGATCAAGCTTTGGACGAAGATTTACGGGATGACACACTGAGTACACTATCTCTGATTTGGCCAAGTAGAGCTTGTCGACGTCGTTGCTGGTGTTTGCAGCCACAAAACGGGTCCATATGAAAGCAGATAAGGCCTCCACTCGTGATGGTCCTCTCTCGCCTTCCAAGCGTGTCTTCTTCTCGTAATTTAACCTGATAGCCTCGATCGTTTTGGCTTCAAACACAAACCTCTTTGATATGACATTTTTATTGATACT
It includes:
- the LOC133822288 gene encoding stemmadenine O-acetyltransferase-like, which translates into the protein MKVEVEVEVISKEIITPSSPTPSHLRHYRLSYLDQISPQTYNPLVLFYELDDDYQDHHNGSINIDQISNKIKNSLSEVLTLYYPLAGRVKNNRFVDCNDEGIPYSVARVKSPSHLSDAINNPAPKELNKFLPFIELSPLNEFSLGFQLNIFDRGGVAVSLCLSHQLGDALSCIMFVKTWAAIARGEGDRVARPEFVSAELFPPVDVLKFNPNGSINKNVISKRFVFEAKTIEAIRLNYEKKTRLEGERGPSRVEALSAFIWTRFVAANTSNDVDKLYLAKSEIVYSVCHPVNLRPKLDPPLPDHSFGNLYRWGFSLYPMSSSSVIGTSFSSDEYGCEAVRKIREGIRQVDNDFLRKVQQGEEEQFDFIMEYAKELYLIGGELRLFSFSSLCRFPLYDADFGWGKPLWVSSASLTFSNLVALMDSKNGNGIEAYIGLKEDQMAKLEADQDFLKACSIPNNVS